From the genome of Falco peregrinus isolate bFalPer1 chromosome W, bFalPer1.pri, whole genome shotgun sequence, one region includes:
- the LOC129783024 gene encoding gamma-secretase subunit Aph-1b-like has product MAYVAGVGFGLMSGTFSMINLLADTLGPGTMGIHGDSQLYFLASAFMTMVLIFLHTFWGILFFHGCEHWRWWEITAVVVMHLTVSGLVYGAEPALSWNPEAPWDVPVPSHPCVFHVGVIMGGVWQS; this is encoded by the exons ATGGCATATG TGGCTGGCGTGGGCTTTGGGCTCATGAGTGGAACCTTCTCCATGATCAATCTTCTGGCAGACACATTAGGGCCTGGCACCATGGGCATCCACGGAGACTCACAGCTCTACTTCCTGGCCTCAG CCTTTATGACCATGGTGCTGATTTTCCTTCACACCTTCTGGGGGATCCTCTTCTTCCACGGCTGTGAGCACTGGCGCTGGTGGGAGATCACAGCTGTTGTTGTCATGCACCTCACTGTTTCAGGGTTG GTCTatggagcagagccagccctcAGCTGGAATCCTGAGGCCCCATGGGATGTTCCTGTCCCCAGCCATCCCTGTGTTTTTCATGTTGGTGTGATCATGGGGGGTGTCTGGCAGTCGTAG